Proteins found in one Paenibacillus borealis genomic segment:
- the remB gene encoding extracellular matrix regulator RemB — MYIHLGGEKIIRSSELIAIFDISIEKSSKVSKQFMTHSQQDKKLERIGEEEAKSIVVTKNTVYYSPISSSTLKKRAKILLEI; from the coding sequence ATGTATATTCATTTGGGCGGAGAGAAAATTATTCGATCCTCAGAGTTGATTGCTATATTTGATATATCGATTGAGAAATCCTCCAAGGTGTCGAAGCAATTCATGACTCATTCCCAGCAGGATAAGAAGCTGGAGCGCATTGGTGAAGAGGAAGCGAAGTCTATTGTCGTCACCAAGAATACTGTCTACTACTCCCCTATCTCCTCCTCCACTCTCAAAAAAAGAGCCAAAATCTTGTTAGAAATATAA
- the gyrB gene encoding DNA topoisomerase (ATP-hydrolyzing) subunit B gives MSMNQPTYDESQIQVLEGLEAVRKRPGMYIGSTSAKGLHHLVWEVVDNSIDEALAGFCDRIQVKIHEDNSVTVIDNGRGIPVGENVKLKKSTLEVVMTVLHAGGKFGGGGYKVSGGLHGVGISVVNALSEKVVVTVKRDGHVYQQEYRRGAPQYDIKVIGDSEETGTTTTFHPDPEIFTETTIFEYATLLTRIRELAFLNKGIELSLTDERTGVSNTFKYDGGIVEYVKYLNEKKEALHDDPIYVEGSRDMIAVEVALQYNDSYTENIYSFANNINTHEGGTHESGFKSALTRIINDYARKAGVIKDSSQNLTGDDVREGLTAIISVKIPEPQFEGQTKTKLGNSEVRGIVESLFGEKLQEFLEENPAVSRKVLEKSLQASRAREAARKARELTRRKSALEVSALPGKLADCSSKDASISELYIVEGDSAGGSAKQGRDRHFQAILPLRGKILNVEKARLDRILSNAEIRAIITALGTSISDDFDLSKARYHKVVIMTDADVDGAHIRTLLLTFFYRYMRKIVDAGYIYIAQPPLFKIERNKVIRYAQTEKERDEIIAGFGENVKVNVQRYKGLGEMNAAQLWDTTMDPESRTMLQVTIEDAMLADSIFDTLMGDNVEPRREFIQEHAQSVKNLDI, from the coding sequence ATGTCAATGAATCAACCGACATATGATGAGAGCCAGATTCAGGTACTGGAAGGGCTGGAAGCGGTTCGGAAACGTCCCGGCATGTACATTGGCTCCACTAGCGCCAAAGGTCTGCATCATTTGGTCTGGGAGGTTGTCGATAATAGTATCGATGAGGCGCTGGCAGGTTTTTGCGACCGGATTCAAGTAAAAATTCATGAAGATAACAGCGTGACTGTTATTGATAACGGGCGGGGAATACCTGTCGGCGAGAACGTAAAGCTGAAGAAATCTACACTTGAGGTCGTAATGACTGTCCTGCATGCAGGCGGTAAATTCGGCGGCGGAGGTTACAAGGTTTCCGGCGGTCTTCATGGTGTGGGTATATCTGTTGTTAATGCATTGTCCGAGAAGGTAGTTGTAACGGTCAAACGTGACGGACATGTCTACCAGCAGGAGTATAGACGCGGTGCGCCGCAATATGACATCAAGGTAATCGGAGATTCCGAGGAGACAGGGACGACTACAACCTTCCACCCGGATCCGGAGATTTTTACCGAGACAACTATTTTTGAATACGCAACTCTGCTTACCCGTATCCGCGAGCTTGCCTTCCTGAACAAGGGCATTGAGCTTTCTCTGACGGATGAACGGACCGGAGTCTCTAATACATTCAAGTATGACGGCGGTATTGTGGAGTATGTGAAATATCTCAATGAGAAAAAAGAAGCCCTGCATGATGATCCGATCTACGTGGAAGGCTCACGGGATATGATCGCGGTTGAAGTGGCTCTCCAATATAACGATTCTTACACAGAGAACATTTATTCCTTCGCCAACAATATCAACACCCATGAGGGCGGAACGCATGAATCCGGCTTCAAGAGTGCCTTGACGCGAATCATCAATGACTATGCCCGCAAGGCAGGCGTGATCAAGGACAGCAGCCAGAATCTTACCGGAGATGATGTCCGTGAAGGTCTGACAGCAATTATCTCTGTCAAAATTCCTGAGCCGCAGTTCGAAGGCCAAACCAAGACCAAGCTGGGAAACAGTGAAGTCCGCGGGATCGTCGAATCTCTGTTCGGCGAGAAGCTGCAGGAGTTCCTGGAAGAGAATCCCGCTGTCTCACGCAAGGTGCTGGAGAAGTCGCTGCAGGCTTCACGTGCCCGTGAAGCAGCCCGCAAGGCCCGTGAGCTGACCCGCCGTAAGAGTGCGCTTGAAGTCAGTGCCCTCCCGGGCAAGCTGGCTGACTGCTCCTCCAAGGATGCGTCAATCAGTGAGCTGTACATCGTCGAAGGTGACTCTGCGGGCGGATCGGCCAAGCAAGGCCGTGACCGTCATTTCCAGGCAATCCTGCCGCTGCGCGGTAAGATCCTGAACGTAGAGAAAGCCCGGCTCGACCGGATCTTGTCCAACGCTGAAATCCGGGCGATTATTACCGCTCTGGGGACTAGCATCAGTGATGATTTCGATCTGTCCAAGGCACGTTACCACAAGGTTGTCATCATGACCGATGCGGACGTCGACGGTGCCCACATCAGAACATTGCTGCTGACCTTCTTCTACCGTTACATGCGGAAGATTGTCGATGCCGGGTATATCTACATCGCCCAGCCGCCGCTGTTCAAGATTGAGCGCAACAAAGTCATCCGCTACGCGCAGACCGAGAAGGAACGCGATGAGATCATCGCTGGCTTTGGCGAGAACGTCAAAGTTAACGTACAGCGCTACAAAGGTCTGGGTGAGATGAATGCCGCGCAGCTCTGGGATACTACAATGGATCCTGAGAGCCGCACGATGCTGCAGGTAACGATTGAGGATGCGATGCTGGCTGACAGCATCTTCGATACACTTATGGGTGACAATGTTGAACCGCGCCGTGAATTTATTCAGGAGCATGCTCAATCTGTCAAAAATCTCGATATTTAA